The window CCGCAGCTACAGATATTATTGCTGTAAATACTGCTACCAGAAGGCTGTTCTTAAAATAATTCAAAAACGGAAATATCTTAGGATTGAATATATCCCTGTAATGTTCAAATGTTATATTTCTTGGTATTATTGTCGGCGGATACTGTATAGCTTCTTTTGCACCTTTTAATGATGTAGACAGCATAATTATAAAAGGAAATAAAATTATGAAAAGCATAAATATCAGTGATACATAAAATATTATTTTATTTATTTTTCTTGCTGTTTTACTATTTCTGTTCATTTATATCCACCTTCTTTCTTATAAATATTATAAACGCAAATATTATTACAAAGAGCAGTATTGAAATTGCCGCCGCTTTACCGAGATCATTTCTTGCGAAAGCCATCTCATACAGATATACTCCCAGTATATTTACTTTTTTTGTGAGCAGGTATACATCTGCGAACATATAAAATACCCAAATGGTTCTCAATGTTATTACCACCATAAGTACAGGTTTTATACAAGGGATGGTAATAGCAAGAAACTGCTGCCACCTGTTTGCCCCGTCTATTTCAGCCGCCTCATACAATGTGCTGTCTAATGTCTGCAGTATTGCCAGAAATGATAAAAACGCATACGGGAAAAACTTCCATATAGAAAATAATACTACCAGTATAAAAGCACTTGTAGGATTATCAAACCACAGCGGAGCCTCTGACAAAATATGCAGTTTATCCACAAGCATGTAGTTTATGATTCCGTATATATTATTAAACATATATTTCCATGCAAATACCAAAGATATAGAAGGGACTATATAAGGAAGTATTATCAGAGACCTTGCCGTTCCTTTAAATCTAAAATTTCTGTTTACGAAAATTGCTACGCCGAGACCCACTGCAGTGCTTCCGGCTACAGAAAAAAATGTGTACAAAACAGTAAGAAACAGCGATTTATAGAAATTTACATCTGTTATTACCGTAGAATAATTTTTTATTCCCACTATTTTTGGTGCCAGTCTTGGATTTAAAGGAATTTTCTGAAAACTTATTATAAAGTTATAGATCATAGGATAACCTATCAAAAGAACTATTAATAATATGCTTGGTGCCAGAAGTGCCACGGCCAGCTTTGTATCCTTATAAACTTTAGGTTTTTTCATGATTTTCTCCTATTTTTTATTTTGTTGCCCTGTTTTTATATAAACACAGAATCAGTATAATCTGAAAATTTATACCGATTCTGTCGTTTTTTATTTTGTAATTCCAGATATTTCTTCCTGTGCAGTTTTCATTCCCGCAGCTATATCTTTGTTGTTTACTATTATTTCATTTATCATTCCGCCTATAATTCCTGCGTTGGTAATGTCACCCATTACTATGAAATTTTTCCCGTCTACTACACCGAACATCTGCAGATTATTAAATGAAGATGTAAGATCGGCGCTAAATGCCGCAAATGTTTTTACTACTTCGTTAGATGTGTAATCAGGACTTGTTGCTACTGATTTTATCACAGGCTGAAGCCCTCCCGGCGACATAAGTATCCATTTTGCATTTGACTGGTCTTTCAGCATAAATGCCACAAATTTTTCTGCTGCTGCTTTTTGTTTTTCATCAAGTCCGTTTGTTATAGTAAGTGCAGATACCACTCCAAAAGCTGCTCCTTGTTTCTTAGTAGGTACAGCATATCCTAAATCATCTGTTATTCCTTCTTTGTAAGCAGCCGGAAGAATATAAGTAGAGTAAATAACCATTGGTGCTGACCCGTTCAAAAATGCATCCTTTACCTGTGATACGTCATTTGAACCGGGCATTGTATATTTTGCCAGTTCTTTGTAATATTCTATTGCTTCTTTCATTTCAGGAGTCTCAAGAGCTGCTTTTCCTTCTCCGTTCAGTACATTTGCTCCGTTTGATAACGCAAACTGTGAAAATACCTGTTCTGTCATTACGCTTTTTGCTGTAGCGAGAGCTATACCGTATTTTTTATTGGCAGGATCGTTAAATGCTTTTGCTGCTGCAAGAATATCTTCCCAAGTTTCAGGTTCTTTAAGACCTTTTTCCTGAAAGGCTTTTTTGTTATACCATACACCCTGTACCCATCCGCTTATAGGTACAGCGGCATAATTCGCACCGTCTTCTGTCTTTAACACTCTTAATGCACCGTCATAAAAGCTGTCTGCTCCTTTATCCTGTATTACTTTGTTTACCGCTTCATAGTCTACAAATTCATTTTTTGCCATTACTTTTGCATAATCATTGCTTACTTCTATTACCGCAGGAAGTTTTCCGCTTGATCCGAGAGTAGTTACCTTAGTCTGGTAAGAATCCTCGTCCACCGGTATCTGCTTTATTTTTATATCAGGATTTTCTTTTTCAAATTCTGCTATTATTTCATTTATCTGATCAAGTCTTTCCTGTTCCACCATTGAATGCATAAATTCCACAGTTACCTGTCCGCCTGCTGCCCCAGCTGTATCACCTGTTCCCGCATCTTCTTTTTTCCCGCAGGCAGTCAGAAAAATAATTCCAATAAACAATATCATTAACCTCATACTTATTTTTTTCATAATTTCTCTCCTTTATATAAATATTATTTAATTTCCAGCCATGTAAATCCATAAGGATCTAACTTAATATGATTTCCTTCTGTTGTAGAATTCTCAGCTGCCACTGCACGCTTCACTTCGTAAGGAATTTCCAGCGAAACTTCTTTATCTGAAATATTATTAATAACCAGTATTTTCTCTGTTTTATCTACAGATGTTCTAATAAAAGAGAATACATCACTGCCGTAATTCTCTATTTTCTGCTCTGCATCAGGATTAAAAGCTTTTTCCGCTTTTCTCGATTTTATCAGTTCTTTTAGTTTACTGTAAATTTTACATCTGATTCCATCTTTATTTTCAAGCTCTGAGGTAATCTTTTCGTATTCCAGCTTTTCTCTGTTTATAGTACGGTTCATTCCTGTGATTTTTACACCTTCATAATAATTCTGCGAACCGAGTATACTGTGTACATATACTGCCGGCACCCCCTTAAATGCCAGTAAAACAGCCTGTGCATTTAAAAATTTATTTACTTTTATATCATCTGTATCATTTTTTTTGGATACTGCATTTATATATGAGGAATTTATCTCGTAAGGACTTAGCGAGCCGTCTGTATTTTTCTTATACGAAACTAACGCACCTTCCTGTTCAAGATTTTTTACCATTCTCAGTATTTTTTCCTCCTCAATTATTCCTCTTACAGGATTTATCCCTATTCCGTCATGCGAAGCGAGAAAATTAAAGTATGTTACTTCATCACTGGGAACTTCAAGATTTGAAGCCCATCTGCTGATTACCGTACTGTCTCCGTACATTATTGTGTAAATCACCAGCGGCGGAAGGGGAAACTGATAAACCATCTGCGCCTCGTCTGTACCGTCTCCAAAATATGAAATATTATCTTTGTGAGGGACATTTGTTTCTGTTATCAGGATGGCTCCGGGAGCTGCCTGTTCTGCTGCATCCCTGAAAAGCTTTATTATTTCATGTGTTTTTTCATGGTGTATACATGCTGTACCCAGCTCTTTCCACATAAAACCTACTGCATCCATTCTTATCCAGCTTGCACCTTTTTCCAGATAAAAAAGCAGGACATCCAGCATTTTTATAAGAACCTCCGGATTTTCAAAATTCAGATCTATCTGATCATCGCTGAATGTTGTCCATATATATTTTTTTCCGCAGCTTGTATCAAAAGCAGACAGCAGCGGATGTGTCCTTGGTCTTGTAACCAGACTTACATCAGTATCTTT of the Sebaldella sp. S0638 genome contains:
- a CDS encoding ABC transporter substrate-binding protein — its product is MKKISMRLMILFIGIIFLTACGKKEDAGTGDTAGAAGGQVTVEFMHSMVEQERLDQINEIIAEFEKENPDIKIKQIPVDEDSYQTKVTTLGSSGKLPAVIEVSNDYAKVMAKNEFVDYEAVNKVIQDKGADSFYDGALRVLKTEDGANYAAVPISGWVQGVWYNKKAFQEKGLKEPETWEDILAAAKAFNDPANKKYGIALATAKSVMTEQVFSQFALSNGANVLNGEGKAALETPEMKEAIEYYKELAKYTMPGSNDVSQVKDAFLNGSAPMVIYSTYILPAAYKEGITDDLGYAVPTKKQGAAFGVVSALTITNGLDEKQKAAAEKFVAFMLKDQSNAKWILMSPGGLQPVIKSVATSPDYTSNEVVKTFAAFSADLTSSFNNLQMFGVVDGKNFIVMGDITNAGIIGGMINEIIVNNKDIAAGMKTAQEEISGITK
- a CDS encoding alpha-amylase family glycosyl hydrolase — translated: MGIIKERMTKVYGEETAERYTQIIETMISNARKKQTAKKKEKWDEKDVLLITYGDQIYRDGEKTLKTFDDFSGKYFKDVFELVHFLPFFPYSSDDGFSVIDYKKIHENMGDWNDIKKIEQNFRLMFDFVCNHISAKSEWFQEYLKCNPEYDNFFIEMDKDTDVSLVTRPRTHPLLSAFDTSCGKKYIWTTFSDDQIDLNFENPEVLIKMLDVLLFYLEKGASWIRMDAVGFMWKELGTACIHHEKTHEIIKLFRDAAEQAAPGAILITETNVPHKDNISYFGDGTDEAQMVYQFPLPPLVIYTIMYGDSTVISRWASNLEVPSDEVTYFNFLASHDGIGINPVRGIIEEEKILRMVKNLEQEGALVSYKKNTDGSLSPYEINSSYINAVSKKNDTDDIKVNKFLNAQAVLLAFKGVPAVYVHSILGSQNYYEGVKITGMNRTINREKLEYEKITSELENKDGIRCKIYSKLKELIKSRKAEKAFNPDAEQKIENYGSDVFSFIRTSVDKTEKILVINNISDKEVSLEIPYEVKRAVAAENSTTEGNHIKLDPYGFTWLEIK
- a CDS encoding carbohydrate ABC transporter permease, coding for MKKPKVYKDTKLAVALLAPSILLIVLLIGYPMIYNFIISFQKIPLNPRLAPKIVGIKNYSTVITDVNFYKSLFLTVLYTFFSVAGSTAVGLGVAIFVNRNFRFKGTARSLIILPYIVPSISLVFAWKYMFNNIYGIINYMLVDKLHILSEAPLWFDNPTSAFILVVLFSIWKFFPYAFLSFLAILQTLDSTLYEAAEIDGANRWQQFLAITIPCIKPVLMVVITLRTIWVFYMFADVYLLTKKVNILGVYLYEMAFARNDLGKAAAISILLFVIIFAFIIFIRKKVDINEQK